The sequence TTTTCAACACTTTATATTCACAAATTGTTTTTGAGCAAACCGGTTATCAGTTTGGAGAACTGAAAAACTGGAGTCAGAATCCGGCAATATTTGAATTTTATAATGCCGGAACCCAACAGGATGCTTTTTTGAAATCAGTAAAAAACCCCAATGTTCATGTCAAATACCCGAATACTTACATAGAGCCGGGAAGCAGCGGAAAAGTGCTGGTATATTTTGAGCCGCAGAATATTGGCCGTTTCACTGAAAAAATAAAAATATACACGGTTTGGTCGGAAAAACCTGTTGAACTGACCATCAGTGGAATGGTAACGGATGTGCTGGAATGTCCTAATCTAAATCTTCCTGCTGATCCCCGCCTGCTCGTTTCGGAACAGATTATAGAAGTGATAGATAAAAATACCCGAAAACCCATTTATCAGGCAGACGTTTCGGCTATTGCCTCAAACGGTAAAACATTTACAAGAAAAACCAACCGGCAAGGATTGATTAACCTGACCCTTGAAACAGGCATGTATTTAATAAAAGCCTCGGCAACAGGATATTATCCGGCTGAAGACTACTATTATCTGAATAAAAACACACTTAAAACCACCATTGAACTTAGCCCTGTATCAGACATGTCGTTTGAAAACCCGGAAATTGTTCAGCCTGACACTCAGATGACTACTAAAAAAAATAAACCTGAACCCGGAAAAATAGTCGGTTTTGTTGTGGATTCGCTGACCCGCCAGCCGGTTGAAAGGGCATTTGTCAGGCTATCTGCTGACGGACAGGTTTCAAAAACCTATACAACCATAGCTGACGGTTTCTTTAGTTTTTCAGCAAATAATGGCAGTTATCAGCTTCATGCCACTGCATCAGGATATTTCCCATGGAAAAAATCAATTAGTATTCAGCTACAAATGGATACCCTGATTATCGAAATGTCGGCCAGCAAACCTGTTGAAGAGAAAAAACCACCTGCAAGCCGGGAATATCTGGAAATAAGCGGAATTGTAATAGATGCCGTTACTGAAAAGCCTGTCTCCAATGCTGCGATTAAGTTTTACGATCAATACAATGTTCCTTCAGTTTATACTACTTTCAAAGACGGACGATTCCGGAAAAATCTGAAAAAGGGAGAATATCACGTTACGATTAAAGCAAAAGGCTATCAGTTTTATGAAGACACCTTACAGGTCGAAAAAAGCAGGACGGGTATTGTTTACATTCTTCTGCCCGAAGATTTCAGGATAACTACAGAAACACCCGTGCCTGAAAAAACGGACATCCCCGTATTGTCTTCCGATACCACCACAGAGCTTTTGCCGAAAGAACTTTTTGCCGCAAACAATATTGTGTTTCTGATTGATGTCTCGTCATCCATGAAGCAATATCATAAACTTGAATACCTGAAAATATCCATGATCCGGCTGACAAAAGTTTTGAGAGATATTGACAAAGTAAGTCTGATCAGTTTTTCGACCAAACCGAAGGTACATTTCATTTCGGTGCCTACAGACCATAAAGACACCATCATTTCCACCATTCAGGAAATGGAGGCTTCAGGACTGACTTATGGCATTCAGGGACTTGAATCTGCTTATCAGATTGCCACTGACCATTTTATTGAAGGTGGTAATAACCAGCTCATTATCGCCACTGACGGAGATTTCAATAGTCCTGATTTTTCTGAACTTGAACTCATTAACCTCATTTCAAAATATGCCTCAAAAGGTATTAGCTTGTCTGTAATCGGATTTAAAACGGATGATAAATCAATAAGGCGAATGAAAAGAATGGCAGCATTTGGGAAAGGGAGCCTCCTTGTCATTGAAAATGAAGAGCAGGCAAAAAGTTTACTGATTGATGAAATCAGAGAAAAATCGAGAAAAAAGGAATGATTTTTTCTTAATACGCCATCAATTTTAACAACTGAATCTGATGAAAAAAATTTTTGAATCAGGCAGCAAACTCGTTATTCTGGCTTCATTAAGCTTATTTGTCGGGTTTATTGTCAGCTCCCTCTATGGGTTTTATATTCTGGGCAAAACAGTATTTATTACTTTTAACGGCTATGAACATCTTGATTCCGGCCTGCTGGCCATAAACATAATCAAAGTTATTGATATACAATTGCTTGCCGTCATTCAATATGTGATGTCAGTCGGACTTTACGAACTTTTTATCGGAGACCTGAACCTGCCCCCCTGGTTAAACATCCGCACCATCGATCAACTGAAAAGCAAGCTTGCCAGCGTGATTATTCTGATACTTGCCGTTAAGTTTACCGAAAAGGTAATGGACTGGAAACACCATATGGATATACTGTATCTCGCTATTGGCGTTTCGCTGGTAATATTCGTCTTGACCTATTATTACAAAGTAAAGGAAGAAAGACATGAGGAATGAATCAGTAGCCCTCTCCGACAACAATCTTCTTCGTGAATGCTTCACCCCCAAAATCACCTTTTACAATATAGATTCCCGGACTGATATCGGTCAGATGAAGGGCAAAAAGCTGCTTCCCTGTTTCGGGAATTGATTTTGTCAATAAAATTTTCCCGAAAAGATCGTAAAGAGTTAAATTCAGTGTTGATTTACCGATCATCAGATGTGTTTCAAAATAAAGTGTGCGTGAAGCAGGATTGGGATAAATATCCACCCTTGTATTTGAGTTAACGGAATCAAAATAATAAGTGCAGCCCGTGCTGATCATATTGTCGTAGCTGACCAATACATTTCTGTATTTTTTTATGGCACTTATCATTCTCTGAATCTGTCCGGGGGTATAAAGTTTCATACAATCATCCAGCGAATAATCCATAAAGTTTTCAATCATCCTGACATTCCCACACTGCTGCGGATGAGCACAAACCGGAGGTTTTGAATAATAATCCAGTGAGCAGTTCGGAGTATCGAGAATACCATCATCATCGTGGCAATCACCTTCTCCGTTATCGAAATCATCACCTCCCCAGGGATGTTTCAGGTCGAAATAATGTCCCATTTCATGTGTACAGGTTCGGCCAAGATGATAATCATTGTGTAAGCCGCTGTTACGGCCGAAAAATTTATAAACGATCACTATTCCATCACCTTCGAAAGAAGGGCCACCTGACTGGGAAGGCATATAGGAATATCCCTGAATATTTGAACTGCCATCAATTGATTTTACTACCCAGATGTTCAGATACTTCTCAGGATTCCAGTAACTGAGGTTTTTCATCAACATTTCATTGTCTGACGACATATCAGTCTGGTCGCTTTTTACCCGTATAATCCCGGAAGTCGGGTTGCCATCCGGATCACGGGAAGCAAGGCAAAAACGAATTTTAGCGTCTTTTCCCCTTGGATCGTTGTTATAGGCACCATAATGCCCAAAATCTTCGTTCAGTACCTCAATCTGCGATTTCAGAATATTATCGCTCAGATTTTCAACTCCATCATTATGAATAACATGAATGACTACGGGAATTATGTAATATTCCTGAGTAACATCGAGTTCCTGTTCATTTCTGTACTGAAATTCAGGTAAAGGCCTGAATTTTTCCTTGTTAATCAGCGACATCTGATGTGTCAGACAAATTCTCCTGTTCGTATCAGAAGATTGAGCCATCGTTTCCATTGAAATGATTGAAAACCAGATCAATATCGCGATATTTAGCCTGATAAAACTCATTTCAAAGACGAAATTGCTAAAAAAGCCATTAATCCGCTACCCGGACCAAGGATTGACTCCGGAAGATCGAATCTCGAATGATGAAGAGGATAGCTTTCTTTATCTGAAAAACCACTTCCCAAACGGTAAAAAACCGAAGGCCTGTTCAGGGAAAAGTAAGCAAAATCTTCGGATGTCATTCGTTGGGGAAGTTCAACCACATTATCTGCCCCCAGATATTGTATGGCCAGTTCTTTAAAACCGGCTGTCAGGGCAGGGTCATTGTAAAGGGCAGGATAACCTTTTCTGATTTCTGTTATGGCTTTAGCGCCCATTCCTGAAGCAATGGCCGAAACCATGGCCGGAAGTTTTTCGTGAATCTCACACCTGTAATTTTCATCAAAAGTTCTGAAAGTGCCTTCAAGATAAGCTTCTTCAGGAATGACATTGACTGCACCATTGGCAACAACTTTTCCAAAAGACAAAACAGCGGGAATGGTTGCAGGCGTTTGCCGGCTTATCAGTTGCTGAACAGCCGTAATAACCTGAGCCATAATGCTGACAGGATCAATAGCCTTCCATGGCATAGCCGCATGTCCGCCTTTTCCGATGATTTTAATATAAATTTCATCTGAAGAAGCCATAAAATAACCCGGGCAGAAACCTGCTTTACCGGCTGGAAGTTCCGGCAATACATGCTGCCCGACTACAAGGCTTACGGGAGGATTTTCAAGCACACCCTTTTCTATCATGGCTTTTGCTCCGCCAGGTACCTTTTCTTCGGCAGGCTGAAAAATCAGTTTTACCGAGCCGCTGAATTCATTTTTCAGCTCTGACAAAATACGGGCAGCTCCCAGCAACATGGTCATGTGGGCATCATGACCACAGGCATGCATAACTCCATCATTTTTAGAGCGATACGATTCGTCATTCATCTCATGGATTGGCAGGGCATCCATATCGGCTCGCAGGGCAACTACTTTTTTATCTACATCACATCCCCTGATAGTGGCAGTCAAACCTGTTCCTGCCATACGCTCTGGTTGAAGTCCAAGTTGATGAAGTTCATTTTCGATAAAAGCGGCAGTCTGATATTCGGCAAAGGATAATTCGGGATTTGCATGAAAATGTTGCCGTAAATAGGAAAGATAACTGCTGTTTTTATCAGCTAAAGATTTGATTTTACTTAGAAGCATTTTAGTATTTTAGTTCCGGAAATTCAATTTTGTCGGGTACAATCATGACACCTTTGAACTTTTCATCCTGCTTAAGTGCAAAATACAAGGGAAAGGCTTCGATTCGGGTTCTGAAATCACCTGCCCTGACTTTGAAATAAGGTTGTGTAAAACTCAGATACACCCTGACATCGGGATAAGACTGCATAAACAACGACTTAACCTGATTAGCTGTCTGACGGTTAGAACCTGAATAAATCTGAACCCGGAACCCCTGCATACCCTTTTCTTTAATATTCTTTTCCAAAGATCGCTGCATCAGGGTATCCATTCTGAAATCATGATGAAAAACAATCTGTTGCTGAGCTTTTACATTCAAAACCTTTAATGAGAGGATCAGCAATATGACGAAACAGTGTTTCACTTTTGAAGAATTAAATCAACACCGGAAGAAGTACCAAGCCTTTTTGCTCCTGCTTCAATGAGAGCCAGCGCAAACTGTCTGTCGCGTATTCCACCGGAAGCTTTGATTTTCACTTTTTCCGGCAAAACCGATTTCATCAGTTCAACATGGGCAAGCTGAACCCCTCCAAAAAATCCTGTACATGTTTTCACGTAATCAACGCCTATCGTTGCGCTGATTTCACAGGCTTTTTTAATTTCATCATCCGATAACAGGTTGGTTTCAAGGATCACCTTGATGGTCTTGGCTTTCAGACGGCACAGGGTTGCCACACTTTCAATATCTTCGACAAATGGCTTAATATCTCCTGCCTTCAAAGCAGCAATATTCATCACCATATCAATTTCATCGACCCCTTCGTCAAGAGCCTTACGGGTTTCTTCCACTTTTGCATTCACAATGGTATAGCCAAGGGGAAAACCAACAACGGTAACCAGCCTGACATGGGTATTATTCAATAGCTGCCTGGCAAACCTGACAAAATAAGGGGGAATACAAACACCGGCAAATTTGTATTTTATCGCTTCAGCACAAATCTGTTCAATCTGTTGTCTGCTTGCATCCGGTTTCAGAAAAGTATGCTCAATATACCCGGAAATATCGATATTTTCATTAACTTGCTCCATGACAGTTTTTATATTTTTTTCCACTTCCGCAAGGACATGGATCATTTCTACCAACCTTTTTTTCGACCCTGACGGGGACATTTTTTCGCTCTTCCCCACCTGTACTCATTCCTTCAGGCATTTTAGTACCTTCAAAATTATCAGGCCGGGATTCGCGAAGCTTGCTAAAGTCAGATTTTTTAGGCATTTTGGCTTCTTCGACCTGTTCAGGATCCTGTGTCAGAATATCACCTTTGAAAATCATCGGAAGGACTTCTGCATTGATTCTTCCGAGCATTTTTTCAAAGAGATTGAAGGATTCGAGTTTATAGATTAAAATCGGGTCTTTCTGTTCATACGTGGCGTTCTGAACACTCTGCTTAAGGTCGTCCAGCTCGCGAAGGTGTTCTTTCCAGCGGTCGTCAATGTGTGCCAGGGAAGTCATCCTCTCAAATGCGTGAATAATCTCTTTTCCTCTGGTTTTATAAGCTTTTTCGAGATCAACCAGCACTTCGATAACTTTTCTTCCATCGGTAAATGGAACCACGATATATTTGAGTACTTTACCGCGGTCTTCATACACCCTGCGTATAACAGGCCATGCTTTTTCAGCAATGCTGTTGAGTTTACGGTTGTAATGGCTTTTAATGTTGGAAAAAAGCATCTCGCTGAGTTCACCACCTTTCTTTTCCAGGAAATCTTCTTCGGTGATTCCTGAAGAGGTGGCAAAATAGCGCATGACATCATAATCGAGGGAATGTATATCGCCAGTGCTGCGGTGAATTTCTATCAGGTCATCACAAAAATCTCGTAACATATTATTCAGGTCAACAGCAAGCCTTTCTCCAAAAAGGGCATTTCTTCTGCGGGTGTAGATGACCTCACGCTGAGAATTCATCACATCATCATATTCCAGCAACCTTTTTCGTATGCCGAAATGATTTTCTTCAACTTTTCTCTGTGCCCGTTCAATATTTTTTGAGATAATGGAATGTTGAATGACTTCACCTTCCTTGTAGCCGAAGCGGTCTAAAATCCTTGAAATTTTCTCAGATCCGAACAAACGCATGAGGTTGTCTTCAAGGCTGACATAAAACTGAGAAGTACCCGGATCGCCCTGCCTGCCTGCCCTCCCCATCAACTGCCTGTCGATACGCCTCGCTTCATGCCTTTCCGTACCGATGATGGCGAGTCCACCTGCTTCGACAACGCCAGGCCCCAACTTAATGTCGGTACCGCGACCGGCCATATTGGTGGCTATGGTTACTGTTCCGGCACGTCCTGCCTCTGCTACTATTTCCGCTTCTTTCTGGTGATGCTTGGCATTCAAAACATTGTGCCTGATTTTTCTCCTCTCCAATATTTTACTCAGCAATTCGGAAATTTCAACGGAGGTTGTACCTACCAGGACAGGCCTTCCTGCATCCACCAATCTGCTGATTTCATCAACTATGGCATTGTACTTTTCCCGCATAGTCTTGTAAATCAGATCGGGATAATCTTTTCTGATCATCGGACGGTTGGTCGGTATGACAACTACATCCAGTTTATAGATTGACCAGAATTCAGTGGCTTCTGTCTCAGCAGTACCCGTCATCCCGCAAAGCTTGTGATACATCCTGAAGTAGTTCTGAAGGGTTATGGTGGCATAGGTTTGTGTCAGCTTTTCAACTTTTACGTTTTCCTTGGCTTCTATTGCCTGATGCAATCCTTCCGAATATCTCCTGCCTTCGAGTACACGGCCTGTATTTTCATCAACTATCTTTATCTTTCCTTCATCAACAATATATTCAACATCTTTTTCAAATAAAGTATAAGCTTTCAGCAACTGATTGATAATGTGTATTCTCTCAGATTTAATAGCAAAGTCTTTATAAAGGAGGTCTTTTTTCTCCTGCTTTTCAGCCGGTGAAAGATTTGAGTGTTCGATGGCAGAAATTTCGTTTCCGACATCCGGTAATACGAAAAAATGCGGGTCTTCACCGGCCGAAGTAATGGCTTCGATACCCTTGTCGGTGAGTTCAACCGAATTGTTTTTTTCATCAATGACAAAATAGAGTTCTTTGTCAATTTCGGGCATGTGTTTTTGCTGTTCGGCAAGGTAGTAATTTTCAACCTTTTGAAGGTAAGTTTTCACTCCGGGCTCACTCAGAAACTTGATTAATGCTTTGTTTTTCGGTAGTCCCCTGAAAGAACGCAGGAGCATCATGGCTGGCTCTGATGTTTCCTTATAATCAAAAGAATCTGAAAGTGCATTTTTTGCAATGTTGAGAGCCTTGTTTATATAATCTTTCTGAAGACGTATCAGTTTCTCCACACGGGGTTTTAACTCATAAAAATTCTCCTGGTCTTTGTCGCTTGTTTCAGTAGGGCCGGAAATAATCAATGGAGTACGGGCATCGTCAATCAAAACGGAATCGACTTCATCGACCATGGCATAATGGTGTTCACGCTGAACAAGGTCGTCAATGCTGCGTGCCATGTTATCACGAAGGTAGTCAAAGCCAAATTCGTTGTTTGTCCCATAAGTAATATCAGCCAGATATGCGTTTCTTCTTTCTGAAGTATTGGGTTTATAATATTCTATACAATCGACAGTTACATTGAGAAATTCATACAGAGGGCCGTTCCATTCACAGTCACGTCTGGCCAGATAATCATTGACCGTCACAATATGAACACCTTTACCGGCAAGGGCATTCAGATAGGCAGGAAGTGTCGAGACAAGAGTTTTTCCTTCACCGGTTGCCATTTCAGCAATCTTTCCCTGATGAAGAACAACACCTCCCATCAGCTGAACATCGTAATGAACCATGTTCCACTTGATTTTACCACCGGCTGCCATCCATTCGTTCCGGTAAACTGCTTCATCACCTTCAATCCTGACAAAATCTTTTTTTACAGCAAGAAACTTATCTCTTTCTGTTGCTTTTACCCTGATTTCATTGTTTTCCGTAAATCTCCTCGATGTTTCTTTTACCACCGCAAATGCCTCCGGAAGCAAATCCATCAATATTTTTTCCAGTTCTTTATTTTCCTCTTTTTTAATTTTGTCAATTTCCTTGTAAAGTTCTTCCTTTTCCTCAGGCTCCATTTCCTGATTTTCTTCAATCTGTGCTTTTATTTCTTCGATTTTTTCCCTGAACTCTCTGAGGTGATTGTTAATTTTTTCCCTGAATTCATTTGATTTCTGACGCAACTCATCATTCGATAAATCTTTTAGTTTTTCATAAAAGGAATTGATTTTAACTACATAAGGATACAATTGTTTTACATCCCGTTCGGTTTTGCTGCCAAAAAGTGAAGTCAGGGTCTTTGTGATAATGTTCGACATCTGATATTTAAAATTAAATTTTGGATTTTAATCCATTTTATTTTAACGTGCAAATTTACATGAGAAAGTTATACCAAAGTTTTATTTTAAATGCTTCATCAGGTGAAAACAATTATCATGCATAAATGCCATTCAGAAATAGCAAGTGAATCAGGTTAATTGTCATACTTTTGTTTTTTAATCATTTTGCATTATTTGAAGCAGTTATTCAGAACAAAGCCTATTGAAAGCTACAGTCAATCCCATGGGCAGCTTCGAAGAGGCAGCCTGTCGGTCATTGACCTGACTTCGCTCGGGATAGCTGCCATTATCGGAGGTGGTATTTTCAGCGCAATCGGGGAAGTGGCAGCAAGAGGAGGGCCTGGGGTTAGCTTATTGTTCATTTTTACGGCAATAGCATGTGGATTTTCAGGTTTGTGTTATGCTGTTTTTGCTTCCAGAATTCCTGTCAGCGGAAGCGCATATACATACGCTTATGTGAGTTTCGGTGAACTTATCGCCTGGATTATCGGATGGGATTTGATTCTGGAATATGCCATCGGAAATATTGCTGTTGCTTTGTCGTGGTCTGACTATTTTACCGGTATGCTTGACGGACTGGGCATTCACCTGCCGGAATATCTGACCTGCGATTACTGGACAGCTTCCCATCAGCTTACTCAGGAAGGGACTATTGCCTGGCAACAGGCTCCTGTATTTCTGAATATCCGCCTCATTGGCGACATCCCTGCTTTTCTGATTGTCGTATTCATCAGTGTTTTTGTTTATGTGGGTATTCGTGAATCTAAAATTGCAGGTAACCTGATGGTGCTGCTGAAAATCGTTGTCTTGCTGATAGTCATAGGTATTGGTGCTTTTTATATTCATCCTGAAAACTGGAAACCTTTTGCCCCTCACGGCATCAGCGGAATTTTAAAAGGGGTGGGTGGTGTTTTCTTTGCTTATATCGGATTTGATGCCATTACTACCACTGCCGAAGAATGCCGCCATCCGCAAAGGGATTTGCCAAAAGCCATGATTGCTTCTTTGCTTATCACTACTGTATTATATGTTGTAATAACCCTTGTATTAACAGGCATTGTCCGTTATTCTGATCTGGAAGGCGGAGACCCGCTGGCCAAAGTATTCCGGATGCTCAACATGCCGTTTATTTCCTTTTTGGTTGCCTTCGGAGCTATCATTGCCATGGCCAGTGTATTGCTCGTCTTTCAGGTCGGGCAACCCAGAATCTGGATGAGCATGAGCCGTGACGGGCTTCTTCCTTCGAAATTCTCACATATTCATAAACGCTTTAAAACTCCTGATTTTGCCACCATCATCACCTGCCTGCTGGTGGCACTCCCTTCTCTCTTTCTCAACATCAGTGAAGTAACCGATCTGACAAGTATCGGAACTCTTTTCGCTTTTATCCTTGTCTGCGGTGGGGTTTTTATCCTTGAAGATACCGGAAAACTTAATTCAGACAATAGTCATAAAGGTTTTCAGTTGCCGAAAATCAAAAGCAGATGGGTTGTGCCTTTCGTATGGCTGGCTATCATCCTGTTCAGCCTGTTTTTTAACCGTGATAACCTTGAGAATTTTTTCTCTTTTCACCAGGGTGAAAGCTTTTTCCATCAACTGTTTTCCAAAATTTTATCTGCATTTTTTATTTTATGTTCGGTGATCGTTTCGGTCAGGGCAGTGATGAAAAACCTGAATGCCATCCCTGTATTTGGGCTCATGACCAATCTTTTTCTGATGACCGAACTGACAACAGCCACATGGATCAGATTTCTTGTCTGGATGTGTATTGGCTTATGTATTTACTTTTTTTTCAGCCGTAAAAACAGTTTATTAAATGTAAAGGTCAGATGAAAGAAATTCAGCCTATTGCCATACCGGGTATTCATGAACGATTTCTGCCTTTTTTTCTGAAAAATATCGGGAACAGAAGAAAAGTGCTGGATGCGGGAGCCGGTCATGGTGCCATGAGCCGGAAACTTCATGAGTTGGGATTTCAGGTTACTGCTTTAGATTTCAACAAAGAATTATATCAATGCAAAGAAGTCCCGTTTGTGGAAGCAGATCTCACCCAATCATTGCCTTTCCCTGATGCTTCTTTTGAAATTATCATTGCCGTGGAGGTTTGGGAACACATTACCTGCCAGCAAAGGTTTTTACAGGAATCTATGCGGGTTTTAAAACCGGGCGGATTACTCTTTATCAGTACTCCCAATATTCTTTCACTGAAATCGAGGTTCCGCTTTTTATTCACCGGTTTTTTTTATAGTTTTAAACCTCTGGAAATCAACCTGAATGATGGGCTTCAGCATATATCCTCTCAAAGCTATGACCAGATTGTCTGGATGGCATCGCTATCCGGCTTTCAACTTCTGGAAACTGAAACAGACAAAAAACAGAACACTTCTTGTGCTTTGATGATTTTTTATCCTTTTATATTGTTAATCAATATTTTAAGAAAGAGTTCAAGCCGGCATAATCAAAAAACTCTCTTGCTGGGCAGAATACTGTTTTTCAGGTTTATCAAACCTATTTAATCAGATACTGACTGAGCTTTTTATTGTGGCCATTCAACATGTTGATATCCACATATGTATTGATCCCATCAACCCTTCCCGTTGAAGTAAACTGCCAGATTAGAAAATTATTCAGCAAAGGCCTGTTTTTATGATTGGCTATCCATAGCGGGTATTTGTTAAACGTACTGCTGTTGAGGTAACTCAGATAAAACTTTTCGCTTGTATAGATTATCGGTTTAACTCCATATTCTTTTTCGATTATGTCGCACCAGTTTTTTAATCCTTTTTTCAAAGAAGTCATGCTTTGCACCACGCTGTGTTCTTCTAAATCCACGACAGGTGGCAGGTCTCCTTTTTCAAGATTGACATGATTGATAAAATTTTTTGCCTGCAATTCCGAATTTTCATTCGGACGATAATAATGATAAGCTCCTCTGATAATCCCTTTTTCCTTTACTTTTTGCCAGTTCAATGCAAATTGCTTATCCTGATGGTTTTTCCCCGCTGTTGCCCTGATAATGATAAATGAAACAGGAACATTTTCTTTTATATTTCCAAGTTTTTCCCAATTAATCTTCCCCTGATAACCTGAAATATCCAGGCCGAAAATATTATCCGGGTATTTGCCGATTACCTCCTCAAGGTTGTTATTTATATCACTCTTTCTCCAATCCTTGTAAATATAATTTTCATACCTGTGAACTACTCTGAATATCTTTGTCTTAACTTTCTCTCTAAAAACAAAAAATAAAAGTGTGATTAAAACAAGGAAGAATATAAAAAGCAGAATTCTTTTCATCAGCTCCTGATTGCAGAAAATTTAAGTTGCAAAAATAATCGATTCAGGCTTTGAATCAGATGATATTGTTATCCCATGAAATTTTCAGGCTGTGGATTTAACAATCAGGCAGGCATATTTACAAGCTGATTTATGACGAAAGCACTCTTTCGGAAGCTTCTAAAAAAAAAGCCCTTTCCCGACAGATGATCAGGAAAGGGTTTGTAAGGTATTCCGGATTAATTGGCAGCAACCGGCTTCGAAATATTGAATATTTCCTTGAAAGCCTGTTCAAAAGTCGCCTTGGGTAAAGCACCCATTGCCATCTGTGGTTGTCCGTCTTTCGGGCAGAAAAGCAAAGAAGGAATGCTGCGGATACCAAAAACTCCGGCAAGCTCAGCTTCACTTTCAGTATCTACTTTATAGAAGTCAATCAGTCCGTTATATTCTTTCGAAAGCTGTTCGAGTACGGGAGCTACGGCACGGCAAGGTCCGCACCAATCGGCATAAAAATCTATAATCGCTGGCTTGTCCCCGTTAAATTTCCATTCCGTATTGTTTTCGAAATCAAATACTTTTTCAACAAAAGTTTTTTTGGTTAAATGTTCCATGGTCTCAAATATTTAATTTTTTTTATCTGACTCATATTAACCAATATTGATACCAGAAATCAGCCTGCCAGCCTGTCAAGGAAGTACTGACGTTATGTTTCCAAAACGAACAAATTTTCAGATTTATGGTACAATTTTTTCGCTTTACCACCCCTGTAACATTACCTTTGAGCTAAAATTTGATTTTACATTTTTAAGTAGATGCCAGCTTTTCACCTGAAATTTATATGGGTTCCCCTCCTTCTGACTTTTATCATCTCTCCTTTTTTCTCAACTTCTCAGGGCATTCAAACCGATTTCGGAAAATCAAAAGTTCAGTTTGGAAAATTTGACTGGTATTTTTACAAAACATCTTCTTTTGAAGTTTATTACAACAGTGGCGGAAAAAGCCTTGCCCAATATGTATTGACCAATGCCAAAAAGCAATTGAATGAAGTGGAAAAAATTCTCGACTATAAAGCTTCTTCCAGAATAACCATCATCATC comes from Sphingobacteriales bacterium and encodes:
- a CDS encoding VWA domain-containing protein — protein: MKSKGKRYFIMHHRIKTSILFVFSLFIFNTLYSQIVFEQTGYQFGELKNWSQNPAIFEFYNAGTQQDAFLKSVKNPNVHVKYPNTYIEPGSSGKVLVYFEPQNIGRFTEKIKIYTVWSEKPVELTISGMVTDVLECPNLNLPADPRLLVSEQIIEVIDKNTRKPIYQADVSAIASNGKTFTRKTNRQGLINLTLETGMYLIKASATGYYPAEDYYYLNKNTLKTTIELSPVSDMSFENPEIVQPDTQMTTKKNKPEPGKIVGFVVDSLTRQPVERAFVRLSADGQVSKTYTTIADGFFSFSANNGSYQLHATASGYFPWKKSISIQLQMDTLIIEMSASKPVEEKKPPASREYLEISGIVIDAVTEKPVSNAAIKFYDQYNVPSVYTTFKDGRFRKNLKKGEYHVTIKAKGYQFYEDTLQVEKSRTGIVYILLPEDFRITTETPVPEKTDIPVLSSDTTTELLPKELFAANNIVFLIDVSSSMKQYHKLEYLKISMIRLTKVLRDIDKVSLISFSTKPKVHFISVPTDHKDTIISTIQEMEASGLTYGIQGLESAYQIATDHFIEGGNNQLIIATDGDFNSPDFSELELINLISKYASKGISLSVIGFKTDDKSIRRMKRMAAFGKGSLLVIENEEQAKSLLIDEIREKSRKKE
- a CDS encoding YqhA family protein — protein: MKKIFESGSKLVILASLSLFVGFIVSSLYGFYILGKTVFITFNGYEHLDSGLLAINIIKVIDIQLLAVIQYVMSVGLYELFIGDLNLPPWLNIRTIDQLKSKLASVIILILAVKFTEKVMDWKHHMDILYLAIGVSLVIFVLTYYYKVKEERHEE
- a CDS encoding T9SS type A sorting domain-containing protein, with protein sequence MIWFSIISMETMAQSSDTNRRICLTHQMSLINKEKFRPLPEFQYRNEQELDVTQEYYIIPVVIHVIHNDGVENLSDNILKSQIEVLNEDFGHYGAYNNDPRGKDAKIRFCLASRDPDGNPTSGIIRVKSDQTDMSSDNEMLMKNLSYWNPEKYLNIWVVKSIDGSSNIQGYSYMPSQSGGPSFEGDGIVIVYKFFGRNSGLHNDYHLGRTCTHEMGHYFDLKHPWGGDDFDNGEGDCHDDDGILDTPNCSLDYYSKPPVCAHPQQCGNVRMIENFMDYSLDDCMKLYTPGQIQRMISAIKKYRNVLVSYDNMISTGCTYYFDSVNSNTRVDIYPNPASRTLYFETHLMIGKSTLNLTLYDLFGKILLTKSIPETGKQLFALHLTDISPGIYIVKGDFGGEAFTKKIVVGEGY
- a CDS encoding amidohydrolase translates to MLLSKIKSLADKNSSYLSYLRQHFHANPELSFAEYQTAAFIENELHQLGLQPERMAGTGLTATIRGCDVDKKVVALRADMDALPIHEMNDESYRSKNDGVMHACGHDAHMTMLLGAARILSELKNEFSGSVKLIFQPAEEKVPGGAKAMIEKGVLENPPVSLVVGQHVLPELPAGKAGFCPGYFMASSDEIYIKIIGKGGHAAMPWKAIDPVSIMAQVITAVQQLISRQTPATIPAVLSFGKVVANGAVNVIPEEAYLEGTFRTFDENYRCEIHEKLPAMVSAIASGMGAKAITEIRKGYPALYNDPALTAGFKELAIQYLGADNVVELPQRMTSEDFAYFSLNRPSVFYRLGSGFSDKESYPLHHSRFDLPESILGPGSGLMAFLAISSLK
- a CDS encoding SPOR domain-containing protein; amino-acid sequence: MKHCFVILLILSLKVLNVKAQQQIVFHHDFRMDTLMQRSLEKNIKEKGMQGFRVQIYSGSNRQTANQVKSLFMQSYPDVRVYLSFTQPYFKVRAGDFRTRIEAFPLYFALKQDEKFKGVMIVPDKIEFPELKY
- the deoC gene encoding deoxyribose-phosphate aldolase; the protein is MDISGYIEHTFLKPDASRQQIEQICAEAIKYKFAGVCIPPYFVRFARQLLNNTHVRLVTVVGFPLGYTIVNAKVEETRKALDEGVDEIDMVMNIAALKAGDIKPFVEDIESVATLCRLKAKTIKVILETNLLSDDEIKKACEISATIGVDYVKTCTGFFGGVQLAHVELMKSVLPEKVKIKASGGIRDRQFALALIEAGAKRLGTSSGVDLILQK